The Zavarzinella sp. sequence AGACTGTAGATATCGAAAAACGCTTTCGCCTGAGTGGTAAAACAGGTCAGGGGAGTATGTCAAAAGTTTTCAAGGCATACGATAGTGACCTTGGTCGGGAAGTTTGTCTGAAAATTCTTGACAAGGATAAAACCAAAAAATTTGAAGAACGCTTCAAAATTCAGGGGCTTAAAAAACCAAGCGAAGGTGAAATCTCACTCAGCTTGAAGCACCCGAATTGTTTGACGACCTATGAATATGGGAAAACCACCAAAGGTGAACCGTATCTAGTGATGGAGTGGATCGAAGGGTTTGGGTTGAATTACCTGATTGAAACCAAAAGCAGCCAGTTAAACGGAAATCGCGTTTACTACCTGACTCAATTGTGTGATGCCCTGGCTTACCTGCACGACAAAGGCTATCTCCACCGCGATTTGTGCCCGCGAAATATCATGGTCAACCTCGAAGGACAAGTAAAGTTGATCGATTTTGGCTTAACGATTCCATACACCGCTGAATTCTGTCGACCTGGGAATCGCACAGGAACTGCCGAATATCTGGCACCTGAAATCATTAAACGACAATCGACGGACCACCGTGTTGATCTGTATGCACTTGGAATTACGGCTTTTGAAATCCTCACTGGTACGCAACCGTGGGAACGTTCAGTTTCCAGCGAAGACACAATGCGGAAACGCTTAAATAGCCCCCCACGGGAACCGAAATCGCTTAATCCAGATCTGGAAGATGATATTTGTCGCTTCCTCAGCAAATCAATTGCCAAAGAACCAGCAGATCGGTACCGAACTGCTGCAGCAATGAAGGAAGTGCTGGAATCGTTGGGCAAAAGCGATTATTGAGATTTCATCCACAACGAAACTTTTTGTGCCACCGTGGGTTCATATTCCTGGTGATGATCAAAAATAACCTTTCCCGGAGTGGTATGATGCGACATGGCGTTTT is a genomic window containing:
- a CDS encoding serine/threonine-protein kinase, translated to MGLFDGLAGLFSGGSKGKTVDIEKRFRLSGKTGQGSMSKVFKAYDSDLGREVCLKILDKDKTKKFEERFKIQGLKKPSEGEISLSLKHPNCLTTYEYGKTTKGEPYLVMEWIEGFGLNYLIETKSSQLNGNRVYYLTQLCDALAYLHDKGYLHRDLCPRNIMVNLEGQVKLIDFGLTIPYTAEFCRPGNRTGTAEYLAPEIIKRQSTDHRVDLYALGITAFEILTGTQPWERSVSSEDTMRKRLNSPPREPKSLNPDLEDDICRFLSKSIAKEPADRYRTAAAMKEVLESLGKSDY